One genomic region from Oceanicoccus sp. KOV_DT_Chl encodes:
- the yeiP gene encoding elongation factor P-like protein YeiP, which yields MPKASEIKKNAAIDYNGKAYIVKDIERSVPQGRAGGSLYRMRMYDVVSGHKIDETFKDSDMLNMADLVRKPVMFSYIDGDQYVFMDTEDYTPYNLNQESIADEILFINETTEGVLVVLLDEVPVALDLPTSVELEITETDPSIKGGSATSRTKPAKLSTGLTVQVPEHISTGDRIKVNVEERKFMGRAEAK from the coding sequence ATGCCCAAAGCCAGTGAAATCAAAAAAAATGCTGCTATCGACTATAACGGTAAGGCTTATATCGTAAAAGATATCGAGCGCTCAGTTCCGCAGGGGCGCGCCGGTGGTAGTCTCTACCGTATGCGTATGTATGATGTGGTTAGCGGCCATAAAATTGATGAGACGTTTAAAGACTCGGACATGTTGAACATGGCAGATTTAGTCCGCAAGCCAGTCATGTTTTCCTACATCGATGGCGATCAATACGTGTTTATGGATACCGAGGATTACACGCCCTATAACTTAAACCAGGAGTCAATTGCTGACGAAATCCTGTTTATTAATGAGACAACGGAAGGGGTGTTAGTGGTGTTGCTTGATGAGGTGCCGGTGGCGCTTGATCTACCGACCAGTGTTGAGCTGGAAATCACTGAAACGGATCCATCGATCAAAGGCGGCTCGGCAACCTCCAGAACCAAGCCTGCTAAATTGTCGACGGGTTTGACGGTCCAGGTTCCTGAACATATATCTACCGGTGACAGAATCAAAGTGAATGTCGAAGAGCGTAAGTTTATGGGGCGGGCAGAAGCCAAGTAA
- the rluB gene encoding 23S rRNA pseudouridine(2605) synthase RluB: MTEQSPAGDKLQKLLAQAGMGSRREMEKVIAEGRVKVNGVVARLGDRATDRDKISMDGKFVTIAEQDVAGRVLIYNKPEAEICSRSDPEGRRTVFESLPKVKTGRWIAVGRLDFNTTGLMLFTTDGALANALMHPSSAIDREYLCRVLGQVDDALIKRLTDGVLLEDGVAKFTDVVDGGGEGANHWYYVALMEGRNREVRRLWESQEIQVSRLKRVRFGKIFLPARLRQGQWDEMPFKEVQELYAMVGMTAEKPAKVQPKERENIERQQRKNRGIKRRQK; encoded by the coding sequence ATGACTGAACAATCTCCCGCTGGCGATAAACTGCAAAAATTGTTGGCTCAAGCTGGCATGGGCTCGCGCCGTGAAATGGAAAAAGTGATCGCTGAAGGCCGCGTTAAAGTTAATGGTGTGGTAGCCAGGCTGGGTGATCGCGCCACTGATCGCGACAAAATTTCGATGGACGGAAAGTTTGTCACCATTGCTGAACAGGATGTTGCCGGTCGAGTATTAATTTATAACAAGCCAGAAGCCGAAATTTGTTCGCGTAGTGATCCTGAAGGTCGTCGCACTGTGTTTGAGAGCTTGCCAAAAGTAAAAACTGGTCGTTGGATTGCCGTAGGCCGATTGGATTTTAATACTACAGGGCTGATGCTGTTTACCACCGATGGCGCTTTGGCTAACGCTTTAATGCACCCGTCATCAGCCATTGACCGTGAGTATTTATGTCGGGTGTTGGGCCAAGTGGATGACGCTCTTATCAAGCGTTTGACTGATGGGGTACTGCTTGAAGATGGCGTGGCAAAATTTACTGATGTCGTTGATGGTGGCGGTGAAGGTGCTAACCACTGGTACTATGTGGCGCTAATGGAAGGTCGCAACCGGGAAGTACGGCGTTTATGGGAGTCACAAGAGATCCAGGTTAGTCGCTTGAAGCGGGTGCGGTTTGGCAAAATTTTTCTACCGGCCAGGCTTCGACAAGGTCAGTGGGATGAAATGCCCTTTAAAGAAGTCCAGGAACTCTACGCAATGGTCGGGATGACTGCTGAAAAACCAGCAAAGGTGCAACCGAAAGAGCGTGAAAACATTGAACGCCAGCAGCGCAAGAATCGGGGCATTAAGCGCCGCCAAAAATAA
- the scpB gene encoding SMC-Scp complex subunit ScpB — translation MSIDNELLAQILEGALMASAKPLTVAQLGDLFEEEERPKNDVIVAALEDIAQACEARGFELKQVSSGYRFQVIQTVSHWVGRLWEEKPQKYSRALLETLALIAYRQPITRGDIEDIRGVAVSSNIIKTLLEREWVRVVGHKDVPGRPAMYATTRRFLDYFNLKNLEDLPTLAEIRDLDSMNEELALEGADTPDPKLLELEADMAEAGVVKVPHDDDIVAEDADPAEELTDDLSGDTEAEPVSSLEAEAEAEAEAEAEAEAEAEAEAEAEAEAEAEAEAEAEDSLR, via the coding sequence ATGAGTATCGATAACGAATTATTAGCACAAATCCTTGAAGGCGCGTTAATGGCCTCGGCTAAACCGCTGACTGTTGCGCAACTGGGTGACTTGTTTGAGGAAGAAGAGCGGCCCAAAAACGATGTCATCGTCGCCGCGCTGGAAGATATAGCGCAGGCTTGTGAGGCACGCGGCTTTGAATTGAAGCAAGTCTCGAGTGGCTATCGTTTTCAAGTGATCCAAACCGTATCGCATTGGGTCGGTCGTTTGTGGGAAGAAAAGCCGCAAAAATATTCGCGCGCGCTATTGGAAACGCTGGCGTTGATCGCTTATCGGCAACCTATTACCCGTGGTGATATCGAAGATATTCGTGGCGTTGCTGTGAGCTCCAACATTATTAAAACGCTGCTGGAACGCGAGTGGGTGCGAGTGGTCGGGCATAAAGATGTACCCGGCCGTCCTGCAATGTATGCAACTACCCGGCGTTTCCTTGATTATTTCAATCTTAAAAACCTTGAAGATTTACCGACTCTGGCAGAAATTCGTGACCTGGATAGCATGAATGAAGAGCTGGCGCTGGAAGGCGCAGATACTCCGGATCCCAAATTACTGGAGCTTGAAGCTGACATGGCTGAGGCGGGCGTTGTTAAGGTGCCGCATGACGATGATATCGTTGCTGAAGACGCCGACCCTGCTGAAGAATTAACGGATGATCTGAGCGGCGATACTGAAGCCGAGCCAGTAAGCTCACTAGAAGCAGAAGCAGAAGCAGAAGCAGAAGCAGAAGCAGAAGCAGAAGCAGAAGCAGAAGCAGAAGCAGAAGCAGAAGCAGAAGCAGAAGCAGAAGCAGAAGCAGAAGCAGAAGACAGCTTGCGCTAG
- a CDS encoding ScpA family protein yields the protein MASDQVTELQAQPEVESEPMVAAAAVTGSDATSDAVPASAEQTAAIVKSPGLRELRNSSSGQGEMPFAVVQGQALTQIPQDLYIPPDALEVFLEAFEGPLDLLLYLIKRQNIDILEINVANITHQYMQYVSMMDAVQFELAAEYLLMAAMLAEIKSRMLLPRSSDAEDDEEDPRAQLIRRLQEYERFKKAAEDIDELPRLGREVFEASAAPPDIKKDRPDPVVEMKELLLALSDVLRRADMFESHHVHKEKLSTRERMSQVLTMLSSNQFTPFVSLFTVEEGRLGVVVTFLAVMELIKESLVEIVQSEPFGPIHVKARSS from the coding sequence TTGGCATCAGATCAAGTCACAGAGTTGCAGGCACAGCCGGAGGTTGAGTCAGAGCCAATGGTGGCTGCTGCAGCCGTTACTGGCTCCGATGCCACCTCAGATGCTGTGCCGGCTAGCGCAGAGCAGACAGCGGCCATAGTTAAATCTCCCGGTTTGAGAGAGTTGCGCAACAGCAGCTCGGGGCAGGGCGAAATGCCTTTCGCCGTCGTTCAGGGTCAGGCCCTGACCCAGATTCCACAAGATTTATATATCCCTCCCGATGCGCTTGAGGTTTTCCTCGAGGCTTTTGAAGGCCCGCTGGATTTGTTGCTGTATCTGATCAAGCGTCAGAATATCGATATTTTAGAAATCAACGTCGCCAATATTACGCATCAATATATGCAGTACGTGAGCATGATGGATGCCGTGCAGTTTGAATTGGCTGCAGAGTACTTGCTGATGGCGGCGATGCTGGCAGAAATAAAATCACGGATGTTACTACCGCGCTCGTCAGATGCTGAAGATGACGAGGAAGATCCGCGGGCACAATTGATTCGTCGCTTACAGGAATACGAGCGCTTCAAAAAAGCGGCAGAGGATATTGACGAATTACCACGATTGGGTCGGGAAGTGTTTGAAGCCAGCGCCGCGCCGCCGGATATTAAAAAAGACCGTCCTGATCCAGTAGTAGAGATGAAAGAGTTGTTATTGGCGTTGAGCGATGTGTTACGCCGCGCGGATATGTTTGAAAGCCATCATGTCCATAAGGAAAAACTCTCCACCCGTGAGCGCATGTCGCAAGTATTGACGATGCTGTCCAGTAATCAGTTCACTCCCTTTGTCTCATTATTTACGGTTGAAGAAGGCCGTTTGGGCGTGGTGGTTACCTTCTTAGCGGTTATGGAATTAATTAAAGAATCACTGGTAGAAATTGTTCAGAGCGAACCTTTCGGCCCCATCCACGTAAAAGCCAGATCATCATGA
- a CDS encoding L-threonylcarbamoyladenylate synthase — protein sequence MSQFFQIHPDNPQQRLIAQAVDIIQRGGVVVYPTDSGYALGCQVGNKKGVETIRRIRKLDDKHNFTLMCRDLSELGTYARVDNTAYRLIKNHTPGAYTFILKATSEVPKRLMHPKRRTIGLRVPDNNIALALLAGLNEPIMSATMILPGDDYVLIDPYDIRQTLERDLDLVIDGGYCGMDPTSIIDLSEDTPVIIRRGLGDVSLFEVE from the coding sequence ATGAGCCAATTTTTTCAAATTCACCCTGATAATCCCCAGCAGCGTTTAATCGCCCAAGCGGTGGATATCATTCAGCGGGGAGGGGTGGTGGTGTACCCCACAGATTCAGGGTATGCGCTGGGCTGTCAGGTCGGTAACAAGAAAGGCGTGGAGACGATCCGCCGCATACGCAAATTGGATGATAAACACAATTTCACCCTGATGTGCCGGGATTTATCCGAGCTGGGGACCTATGCCCGAGTGGATAATACTGCCTATCGATTGATTAAAAATCATACGCCGGGAGCCTATACTTTCATTCTCAAGGCTACCAGTGAGGTGCCCAAGCGATTGATGCATCCCAAGCGCCGTACCATTGGCTTGCGAGTGCCTGATAACAATATTGCGCTGGCGCTATTGGCGGGGCTTAATGAACCCATTATGAGCGCGACTATGATCCTGCCCGGTGATGATTACGTGCTGATCGACCCCTACGATATCCGTCAAACACTGGAGCGGGACCTCGATTTAGTGATAGATGGCGGCTATTGCGGTATGGATCCCACCTCGATTATTGACCTCTCTGAAGACACGCCGGTGATCATCCGTCGCGGCTTGGGGGATGTCAGTCTATTCGAGGTGGAATGA
- a CDS encoding PHP domain-containing protein: protein MIVDFHSHSTASDGSLTALELVQRARQQGVELLSITDHDTLAAYRDLAGQSALHAEEGMHIVTGTELSCTWSRRTIHVVGLNIDLDNPVLLAGVKQLQQARLERAHIISERLAKLGFGGGYEYAAALAGDSQIGRPHFARFLLEKGHVSSESEAFKRYLGAGKTGDVKQTWPLMAEVIGWIIAAGGIAVLAHPLHYKMTATKLRALVTDFKAAGGQALEVISGKQAADRTQYLAKLCEQFQLAGSIGSDFHRPGAGWGELGQMGRLPAHCQPVWALFNPALPSTIFASPKVVL from the coding sequence TTGATTGTAGATTTTCATAGTCATAGCACCGCCTCAGATGGCAGCTTAACCGCGCTGGAGTTAGTGCAACGTGCCCGGCAACAAGGGGTTGAGCTACTGTCGATTACTGATCATGACACCCTCGCAGCCTATAGGGATTTAGCCGGCCAGTCTGCCCTCCATGCAGAGGAAGGCATGCATATAGTCACGGGTACTGAGCTGTCGTGTACCTGGAGTCGGCGCACCATTCATGTTGTGGGTTTGAATATCGACCTCGACAACCCTGTATTATTGGCTGGCGTAAAGCAACTGCAGCAGGCTAGATTGGAGCGTGCCCATATTATTAGTGAGCGCTTGGCTAAGCTGGGGTTTGGCGGAGGCTATGAGTATGCTGCTGCGTTAGCCGGCGATAGCCAGATTGGACGGCCGCATTTTGCCAGATTCTTGTTGGAAAAAGGCCATGTAAGTTCAGAATCAGAGGCCTTTAAGCGCTATCTTGGTGCTGGCAAAACCGGCGACGTTAAACAAACCTGGCCGCTTATGGCGGAGGTCATCGGTTGGATAATAGCTGCTGGCGGTATTGCTGTATTAGCGCATCCACTGCATTACAAGATGACCGCCACCAAGTTGCGAGCGCTGGTAACAGATTTCAAGGCTGCTGGCGGACAGGCTCTTGAGGTGATTAGTGGCAAGCAGGCTGCGGATAGAACCCAGTATTTAGCTAAGCTGTGTGAGCAGTTTCAATTAGCGGGATCCATTGGCAGCGACTTTCATCGACCGGGCGCTGGCTGGGGCGAACTGGGTCAAATGGGACGTTTGCCAGCGCACTGCCAGCCGGTCTGGGCATTATTTAACCCAGCCCTGCCATCCACCATTTTTGCTAGTCCCAAGGTCGTCTTATGA
- a CDS encoding VC0807 family protein, which yields MLANLAFNIIIPTLILTKLSSEDYLGPVYSIVVALSFPIIYGLKDYLQTRKLNFFSALGILSVVLTGGISLLQLDPQYIAIKEAAIPACFGIATLISIRTRYPLVKTFLYNDQILQIQKVKAALQHYNNEEQFEHKLANASMMVAGSFFLSSVLNYILAKVILVSEPGTVAFSEELGKMTALSFPVIALPSTIVLMGALYYLLHHIQKLTHLKAEDIFNEV from the coding sequence ATGCTCGCCAATCTCGCGTTCAATATCATTATTCCTACCCTGATTCTCACTAAGCTCAGCTCTGAGGACTATTTAGGGCCGGTTTACAGCATTGTGGTAGCACTCAGTTTCCCGATCATTTATGGCTTAAAAGATTATTTGCAAACCAGAAAACTCAATTTCTTCTCAGCGCTGGGTATCCTTAGCGTCGTGCTAACAGGCGGTATTAGCCTACTGCAACTCGACCCACAATATATCGCCATCAAGGAAGCGGCTATTCCAGCCTGCTTTGGCATCGCCACACTGATCTCCATCCGCACGCGCTACCCGCTAGTGAAAACGTTCTTATACAACGATCAGATTCTTCAAATCCAGAAAGTAAAAGCCGCACTACAACATTATAATAATGAAGAGCAGTTCGAACACAAACTGGCCAATGCCTCAATGATGGTCGCCGGTTCATTTTTTCTGTCATCGGTATTGAACTATATCCTGGCAAAAGTGATCTTAGTCAGCGAGCCCGGTACCGTAGCCTTTAGTGAAGAGCTGGGAAAAATGACAGCATTGAGCTTTCCAGTGATTGCCTTACCCAGCACAATTGTATTAATGGGCGCACTCTATTATTTACTGCATCACATTCAAAAATTAACCCATCTCAAAGCCGAAGACATATTTAATGAAGTGTGA
- a CDS encoding TIGR04211 family SH3 domain-containing protein: protein MKKIMLLLVTLLASGELFSQTDNSNKQQDIRYIRDQLLVPLRSGQSNQHRIVHKGLLSGTPVTVLEISEDQTYSLVRTRKGTEGWIQTQYLNKDPAARDLLEVANKKLEKLQQQNTALDQKLKDLRSEHKQAEQQLSSVNEDYSQTEQELEEIKAISAKAIQLNSDNQRLLNDNQLLKNEIEVLRTDNQRLSDNQDSDAFLNGAFAVLIGVMIALLVPRLSPKKRTDWA from the coding sequence GTGAAAAAAATCATGCTATTGCTGGTGACATTACTAGCCAGCGGTGAACTATTTAGCCAAACAGATAACTCCAATAAGCAGCAGGACATTCGCTATATACGCGATCAATTATTAGTGCCGCTGCGCAGTGGCCAAAGCAATCAACACCGTATAGTCCATAAAGGCTTGCTCAGCGGCACCCCGGTCACCGTACTAGAAATCAGCGAAGATCAAACGTACAGCCTGGTTCGCACTCGCAAAGGAACGGAAGGCTGGATCCAAACCCAATACCTCAATAAGGATCCTGCTGCTCGCGACTTATTGGAAGTAGCCAATAAAAAACTGGAAAAATTACAACAACAAAACACAGCACTTGATCAAAAACTCAAAGACCTTAGGAGCGAACACAAGCAAGCTGAACAGCAACTATCTTCAGTCAACGAAGATTACAGCCAGACAGAACAGGAGCTGGAAGAGATCAAAGCAATTTCAGCAAAAGCTATTCAGCTAAATAGTGATAACCAACGCTTGTTAAACGACAATCAATTATTAAAAAATGAAATCGAAGTGCTGCGTACCGACAACCAAAGACTTAGTGATAATCAAGATAGTGACGCGTTTTTAAATGGTGCCTTCGCAGTACTTATCGGTGTCATGATCGCCTTGCTTGTACCGAGACTTTCTCCCAAAAAACGTACTGACTGGGCATAA
- a CDS encoding peptidylprolyl isomerase, translated as MIRTFSSFLLLSIFLFSSSVFAESSSNNPIVIMKTSKGDITLELYPQQAPITVANFLDYAQSGFYNDTIFHRVIKRFMIQGGGFTRDLNRKETKAEIINESGNGLHNDRWTIAMARTNDPDSASSQFFINTKMNSSLDARGQNAGYAVFGMVIDGQHVVKAIEKTPTAKIGMYSDVPVEPVIIQSVTVKK; from the coding sequence ATGATTAGAACATTCTCATCATTTTTACTGCTGTCGATTTTTTTATTTTCTTCGTCAGTTTTTGCTGAATCCAGCAGCAATAACCCTATTGTTATTATGAAAACTAGCAAAGGTGATATCACACTGGAACTGTATCCTCAACAAGCGCCTATCACCGTAGCTAACTTTCTGGATTACGCGCAATCAGGTTTTTATAACGACACCATTTTTCACCGTGTCATCAAACGCTTTATGATTCAGGGCGGTGGTTTTACCAGAGACTTGAACAGGAAAGAAACCAAAGCGGAAATCATTAATGAATCCGGTAACGGCTTGCACAATGATCGCTGGACTATCGCCATGGCAAGAACCAATGATCCCGACAGCGCTAGCTCGCAGTTTTTTATTAATACAAAAATGAACTCATCACTGGATGCTCGTGGACAAAATGCTGGCTATGCCGTCTTTGGTATGGTTATTGATGGCCAGCATGTGGTCAAAGCGATAGAAAAAACGCCTACCGCAAAAATAGGCATGTATTCGGATGTGCCGGTAGAGCCGGTAATTATTCAAAGTGTCACTGTTAAAAAATAA
- a CDS encoding pyridoxine 5'-phosphate synthase, with translation MSTSGTTDLSVNLNKIALIRNSRDTDYPSITEHAQICIDAGADGITVHPRPDQRHIRADDCFDLAKMLNVEFNIEGNPFAPAMASNRRGVSDYPGFIELVKEIKPAQCTLVPDNNEQLTSDHGFDLTQSGEQLAPLIEQLHALGIRVSLFMDPDPQQIKLAKAVGADRIELYTGPYADAFATGTDLDTVFQQFYHAAEVAADCGLGLNAGHDLNLHNLPRFATVPQLLEVSIGHAMIVDAIEIGLANAVQAYQRCLGK, from the coding sequence ATGAGCACTTCCGGAACAACCGACCTCAGTGTCAATCTGAATAAAATCGCCTTGATTCGCAACTCCCGGGATACCGACTACCCCAGTATCACCGAACATGCACAAATCTGTATTGATGCTGGCGCCGATGGCATTACTGTTCACCCACGCCCCGACCAGCGCCATATTCGCGCTGATGACTGTTTTGATTTGGCGAAAATGCTCAACGTAGAATTTAATATTGAGGGCAACCCTTTCGCGCCTGCCATGGCTAGTAACCGCCGTGGTGTTAGCGACTACCCTGGTTTTATTGAATTAGTAAAAGAGATAAAACCGGCGCAATGCACGCTAGTGCCGGACAATAATGAGCAGCTTACCTCTGATCACGGCTTCGATCTCACTCAAAGCGGCGAGCAGTTAGCTCCCCTTATTGAACAATTACATGCCCTGGGTATTCGGGTCAGTTTATTTATGGACCCTGATCCACAACAAATCAAGCTGGCCAAAGCGGTGGGCGCTGATCGCATTGAGCTCTACACCGGCCCCTATGCCGATGCCTTTGCCACTGGCACCGACCTTGATACCGTGTTTCAACAGTTTTATCACGCTGCTGAGGTCGCGGCCGATTGCGGTTTAGGATTAAATGCGGGCCATGATTTGAATCTGCACAACCTGCCCAGATTCGCCACTGTCCCCCAATTACTGGAAGTCTCCATTGGTCATGCGATGATTGTTGACGCTATTGAAATAGGTTTAGCCAACGCCGTACAAGCTTATCAGCGCTGCCTGGGCAAGTAA
- a CDS encoding VPLPA-CTERM sorting domain-containing protein, with protein MLKNILVLSGLLFSYASHAATVYNLSTNLISTDTYDYAASAGVTSLASDGPISGQLIINENTYSLNLNVENRKFYNPSLEPGFDSQEYNSFNFTYSGNFGTSESYVNVLYDEDYEGNNFYLEESVTTKGVILTNLFAESFTQFYVPTGYWELNTTTSINFDYDIIIESSSITTECNNGYCTSGDEEVSNIFNPNISSQYLTVSYDYGLGIPGPGEIIDTYSVSFTEVTTVPVPAAAWMFVSALVGLVGVKRK; from the coding sequence ATGTTAAAAAATATTTTAGTTTTATCCGGTTTACTATTTTCATATGCCAGTCACGCAGCGACAGTCTACAATTTGTCTACCAATTTAATTAGCACCGATACTTATGATTATGCTGCATCGGCAGGTGTAACATCACTGGCAAGCGATGGGCCAATATCAGGCCAGCTAATTATCAACGAAAACACATATAGTCTAAATTTAAACGTTGAAAACAGAAAGTTTTATAATCCATCTTTGGAGCCTGGCTTCGATAGTCAGGAATACAACTCGTTTAATTTTACCTATTCCGGTAATTTCGGTACATCTGAATCCTATGTGAATGTCTTATATGATGAGGACTATGAAGGCAATAATTTTTATCTTGAAGAGTCGGTAACCACCAAGGGGGTAATTTTAACAAACCTCTTTGCAGAGTCTTTTACTCAATTCTACGTACCTACAGGTTACTGGGAGCTAAACACTACCACTAGTATTAATTTTGATTATGATATTATTATCGAGTCATCATCCATTACCACTGAATGCAACAACGGTTACTGCACTTCAGGAGATGAAGAGGTTAGCAATATTTTTAATCCTAATATTTCAAGCCAATATCTTACGGTTAGTTATGATTATGGTCTCGGAATACCAGGTCCCGGTGAGATTATTGATACATATTCAGTGAGTTTTACAGAGGTTACTACCGTACCTGTTCCAGCGGCTGCCTGGATGTTTGTCTCAGCGTTAGTTGGCTTGGTTGGTGTTAAACGCAAATAG